A part of Primulina eburnea isolate SZY01 chromosome 10, ASM2296580v1, whole genome shotgun sequence genomic DNA contains:
- the LOC140803590 gene encoding NDR1/HIN1-like protein 1, producing MSDKVCSHHKNKRRKSVFRCCACLLVSIFLILLIVLLTWAILKPKKPRFTLQDATIFTLNVSAPNVISTSVQVTINSHNPNSRIGIYYDKMYVYATYSNQQITFFTVIPPVYQGHKDFNVWSPFVYGSNVPFAPYNGIALSQVQSNGAPIEMTIKIDGRLKWKVGSFTTGRYHIHVACPVSVPLGNSKSTGIVVGNGVKYQISQRCSVSV from the coding sequence ATGTCGGACAAGGTCTGCAGCCACCACAAAAACAAGCGGCGCAAGTCCGTGTTCCGGTGCTGCGCCTGCCTCCTCGTCTCCATCTTCCTCATCTTGCTCATAGTCTTACTCACCTGGGCCATCCTCAAGCCCAAGAAACCCCGATTCACCCTCCAAGACGCTACCATCTTCACACTCAACGTCTCCGCCCCCAACGTCATCTCCACCTCCGTGCAAGTCACCATCAACTCCCACAACCCCAACTCCAGGATAGGCATCTACTACGACAAGATGTACGTCTACGCCACCTACAGCAATCAGCAGATCACCTTCTTCACCGTGATCCCGCCGGTCTACCAAGGCCACAAGGACTTCAACGTCTGGTCGCCGTTTGTCTACGGGAGCAATGTCCCCTTTGCTCCGTACAACGGAATCGCCCTCTCCCAGGTACAGAGCAACGGCGCCCCCATCGAGATGACGATCAAAATCGACGGCCGCTTGAAATGGAAAGTCGGGTCCTTTACAACGGGTCGGTATCATATCCACGTGGCCTGCCCCGTGAGTGTTCCGCTTGGAAATAGCAAAAGCACCGGAATCGTCGTCGGCAATGGAGTTAAGTATCAGATTTCACAGCGCTGTAGCGTTAGTGTTTGA
- the LOC140842646 gene encoding protein SMAX1-LIKE 3-like isoform X2 translates to MRTGNCAVQQALTAEAAGIVKQAVTLAKRRGHAQVTPLHVANTMLAASGGLLRVACLQSHSHPLQCKALELCFNVALNRLPASSSSPVLGHHHSQYPSISNALVAAFKRAQAHQRRGSIENQQQSVLTVKIELQQLIISILDDPSVSRVMREAGFSSTQVKTNVEKSVSLEFLSQNSSSTSPRSTINKSIENTFLTLHPPSHLASQDEEKTLESIRNEDLNMIIETLLTNTKRKSFVIVGESISNIENAVKGLMHTVDKGELPEALREAKFITLPPFYSFCNLQRKEVEHKMRELTCLLKSQAATGVVLYLGDLKWISDYRVNLEQQRSYYCSLDHMIMELGRLVCGIGEINGRFWLMGIASFQTYMKCRNGSNSLETIWGLHPVTIPANNLGSSLLSDRDEQIEVGLGSGKNGSCKLLLINGEENMSRSKDYTTKFEAETGKVTSDVPASLPHWLKNECKRLGNNDQNPNLNQVKSQLNFPILPEQNHSNLNHVLETGHLRHIFSSIHSSTLKSASSSDTIDMEYVQKFKEFNAENLNIICNALEEKVPQQREIIPEIAGTILQCRSGMLGRKDSLRNSKTDIKEETWLFFLGHDSEAKERISKELARIVFGSYSNFVTVGISSFITLTISDSTEVDYRNKRGRDEQSCSSYIERFAQAVSANPHRVFLIEDLEEADYCSQMAVKRAIESGRIRNGNGEEVCLCDAIVVFSCDKFSPRSRVCSPSKQKMEGDQISRSVSLDLNISFDDFDEDDDHLIDELGILKSVDRRVVFKIQENYEEER, encoded by the exons ATGAGAACCGGAAACTGTGCTGTGCAGCAAGCGCTAACTGCCGAGGCAGCAGGCATAGTAAAACAGGCTGTGACGCTTGCTAAGAGGCGTGGCCACGCACAGGTGACGCCTCTACATGTCGCTAACACCATGCTCGCGGCTTCAGGTGGATTGCTTCGAGTTGCTTGTTTACAGTCCCATTCGCACCCTTTGCAGTGCAAAGCCCTTGAGCTTTGCTTCAACGTGGCACTTAACCGGCTGCCAGCTTCTTCATCGAGCCCTGTATTAGGCCATCATCATTCGCAGTACCCCTCGATTTCTAATGCCCTTGTGGCAGCTTTCAAGCGGGCACAAGCCCACCAACGCCGTGGATCAATTGAAAATCAGCAGCAGTCTGTTCTAACAGTCAAAATCGAGCTCCAGCAGCTGATTATCTCTATTTTGGATGATCCAAGTGTTAGTAGAGTAATGAGGGAAGCTGGTTTTTCGAGTACTCAAGTGAAAACCAATGTCGAAAAATCTGTTTCTTTGGAGTTTCTGTCTCAAAACTCGTCTTCTACATCTCCTCGTTCCACCATTAACAAGTCGATAGAAAACACCTTTTTAACCCTTCACCCTCCATCTCATCTGGCAAGCCAAGACGAAGAAAAAACATTGGAATCAATCCGAAACGAAGACTTGAATATGATAATCGAGACACTACTGACGAACACAAAGAGAAAGAGTTTTGTCATAGTGGGAGAGTCCATTTCTAACATAGAAAATGCTGTTAAAGGACTGATGCATACGGTTGATAAAGGTGAACTTCCTGAGGCCCTGAGGGAAGCAAAATTTATAACTCTCCCACCATTTTACTCTTTCTGTAATCTTCAAAGAAAAGAAGTTGAGCATAAAATGAGAGAATTAACTTGTCTTTTGAAAAGTCAGGCTGCAACAGGAGTTGTTTTATACCTAGGAGACCTCAAATGGATCAGTGATTATAGGGTCAATTTGGAGCAACAAAGAAGCTACTACTGCTCTTTGGATCACATGATAATGGAGCTTGGGAGATTAGTTTGCGGAATTGGAGAGATAAATGGAAGGTTTTGGTTAATGGGAATTGCTTCATTTCAAACTTATATGAAGTGTAGAAATGGCTCGAATTCACTAGAAACTATTTGGGGTTTACATCCTGTTACAATCCCTGCCAACAATTTAGGCTCGAGTCTACTTTCCGACAG GGATGAacaaattgaagttggacttggCAGCGGTAAAAATGGATCCTGTAAACTTCTTCTCATAAATGGAGAAGAAAATATGAGTAGAAGCAAAGATTATACAACAAAATTCGAAGCCGAAACTGGAAAGGTGACATCCGACGTGCCTGCAAGCCTACCTCATTGGCTTAAGAATGAATGCAAAAGACTTGGTAACAATGATCAG AACCCTAATTTGAATCAAGTCAAAAGCCAATTAAATTTCCCGATATTGCCTGAGCAAAACCATTCGAATCTTAATCACGTACTGGAGACTGGACACTTGAGACATATATTTTCATCAATTCATAGTTCAACCCTTAAATCAGCTTCCTCTAGCGACACCATAGATATGGAGTACGTgcaaaagttcaaagaattcaacgCTGAAAATTTGAATATTATATGCAATGCACTGGAAGAAAAGGTCCCACAGCAGAGAGAAATCATTCCTGAAATCGCTGGAACTATTCTACAATGCAGGTCTGGGATGTTAGGAAGAAAAGACAGCCTAAGAAACAGTAAAACTGACATTAAAGAAGAAACTTGGCTGTTCTTCCTAGGCCATGATTCAGAGGCAAAAGAGAGAATATCCAAAGAATTAGCGAGAATTGTGTTCGGATCTTATTCAAACTTTGTAACAGTAGGGATCAGCAGCTTTATCACATTAACAATATCAGATTCAACGGAGGTTGATTATCGAAACAAAAGAGGGAGAGATGAGCAAAGTTGCAGCAGCTACATCGAGAGATTTGCTCAAGCAGTGTCAGCAAATCCACACCGTGTTTTCTTAATCGAAGATTTGGAGGAAGCAGATTACTGCTCACAAATGGCAGTGAAAAGGGCTATCGAAAGTGGAAGAATCAGAAATGGAAATGGTGAAGAAGTCTGTCTCTGTGACGCCATTGTCGTGTTCAGCTGTGACAAGTTCAGCCCTAGGTCCAGGGTTTGTTCTCCATCGAAGCAGAAAATGGAAGGGGATCAGATTAGTCGCAGTGTTTCATTGGATTTGAACATTTCATTTGATGATTTtgacgaagatgatgatcaTTTGATTGATGAGCTAGGGATTCTTAAAAGTGTTGACAGGCGAGTAGTGTTCAAGATACAGGAAAACTATGAAGAAGAACGTTAG
- the LOC140842646 gene encoding protein SMAX1-LIKE 3-like isoform X1, whose product MRTGNCAVQQALTAEAAGIVKQAVTLAKRRGHAQVTPLHVANTMLAASGGLLRVACLQSHSHPLQCKALELCFNVALNRLPASSSSPVLGHHHSQYPSISNALVAAFKRAQAHQRRGSIENQQQSVLTVKIELQQLIISILDDPSVSRVMREAGFSSTQVKTNVEKSVSLEFLSQNSSSTSPRSTINKSIENTFLTLHPPSHLASQDEEKTLESIRNEDLNMIIETLLTNTKRKSFVIVGESISNIENAVKGLMHTVDKGELPEALREAKFITLPPFYSFCNLQRKEVEHKMRELTCLLKSQAATGVVLYLGDLKWISDYRVNLEQQRSYYCSLDHMIMELGRLVCGIGEINGRFWLMGIASFQTYMKCRNGSNSLETIWGLHPVTIPANNLGSSLLSDRDEQIEVGLGSGKNGSCKLLLINGEENMSRSKDYTTKFEAETGKVTSDVPASLPHWLKNECKRLGNNDQKCDSSREFYKKWNSFDSSSQKHPKSPERTLPIFSSSFSSPTSCFSFDQQNPNLNQVKSQLNFPILPEQNHSNLNHVLETGHLRHIFSSIHSSTLKSASSSDTIDMEYVQKFKEFNAENLNIICNALEEKVPQQREIIPEIAGTILQCRSGMLGRKDSLRNSKTDIKEETWLFFLGHDSEAKERISKELARIVFGSYSNFVTVGISSFITLTISDSTEVDYRNKRGRDEQSCSSYIERFAQAVSANPHRVFLIEDLEEADYCSQMAVKRAIESGRIRNGNGEEVCLCDAIVVFSCDKFSPRSRVCSPSKQKMEGDQISRSVSLDLNISFDDFDEDDDHLIDELGILKSVDRRVVFKIQENYEEER is encoded by the exons ATGAGAACCGGAAACTGTGCTGTGCAGCAAGCGCTAACTGCCGAGGCAGCAGGCATAGTAAAACAGGCTGTGACGCTTGCTAAGAGGCGTGGCCACGCACAGGTGACGCCTCTACATGTCGCTAACACCATGCTCGCGGCTTCAGGTGGATTGCTTCGAGTTGCTTGTTTACAGTCCCATTCGCACCCTTTGCAGTGCAAAGCCCTTGAGCTTTGCTTCAACGTGGCACTTAACCGGCTGCCAGCTTCTTCATCGAGCCCTGTATTAGGCCATCATCATTCGCAGTACCCCTCGATTTCTAATGCCCTTGTGGCAGCTTTCAAGCGGGCACAAGCCCACCAACGCCGTGGATCAATTGAAAATCAGCAGCAGTCTGTTCTAACAGTCAAAATCGAGCTCCAGCAGCTGATTATCTCTATTTTGGATGATCCAAGTGTTAGTAGAGTAATGAGGGAAGCTGGTTTTTCGAGTACTCAAGTGAAAACCAATGTCGAAAAATCTGTTTCTTTGGAGTTTCTGTCTCAAAACTCGTCTTCTACATCTCCTCGTTCCACCATTAACAAGTCGATAGAAAACACCTTTTTAACCCTTCACCCTCCATCTCATCTGGCAAGCCAAGACGAAGAAAAAACATTGGAATCAATCCGAAACGAAGACTTGAATATGATAATCGAGACACTACTGACGAACACAAAGAGAAAGAGTTTTGTCATAGTGGGAGAGTCCATTTCTAACATAGAAAATGCTGTTAAAGGACTGATGCATACGGTTGATAAAGGTGAACTTCCTGAGGCCCTGAGGGAAGCAAAATTTATAACTCTCCCACCATTTTACTCTTTCTGTAATCTTCAAAGAAAAGAAGTTGAGCATAAAATGAGAGAATTAACTTGTCTTTTGAAAAGTCAGGCTGCAACAGGAGTTGTTTTATACCTAGGAGACCTCAAATGGATCAGTGATTATAGGGTCAATTTGGAGCAACAAAGAAGCTACTACTGCTCTTTGGATCACATGATAATGGAGCTTGGGAGATTAGTTTGCGGAATTGGAGAGATAAATGGAAGGTTTTGGTTAATGGGAATTGCTTCATTTCAAACTTATATGAAGTGTAGAAATGGCTCGAATTCACTAGAAACTATTTGGGGTTTACATCCTGTTACAATCCCTGCCAACAATTTAGGCTCGAGTCTACTTTCCGACAG GGATGAacaaattgaagttggacttggCAGCGGTAAAAATGGATCCTGTAAACTTCTTCTCATAAATGGAGAAGAAAATATGAGTAGAAGCAAAGATTATACAACAAAATTCGAAGCCGAAACTGGAAAGGTGACATCCGACGTGCCTGCAAGCCTACCTCATTGGCTTAAGAATGAATGCAAAAGACTTGGTAACAATGATCAG AAATGTGATTCAAGTAGAGAATTTTACAAGAAATGGAACTCATTTGACAGTTCATCACAAAAACATCCTAAATCACCCGAAAGAACCTTACCAATCTTCTCTTCATCGTTTTCTTCACCCACTTCTTGCTTTTCATTTGATCAACAGAACCCTAATTTGAATCAAGTCAAAAGCCAATTAAATTTCCCGATATTGCCTGAGCAAAACCATTCGAATCTTAATCACGTACTGGAGACTGGACACTTGAGACATATATTTTCATCAATTCATAGTTCAACCCTTAAATCAGCTTCCTCTAGCGACACCATAGATATGGAGTACGTgcaaaagttcaaagaattcaacgCTGAAAATTTGAATATTATATGCAATGCACTGGAAGAAAAGGTCCCACAGCAGAGAGAAATCATTCCTGAAATCGCTGGAACTATTCTACAATGCAGGTCTGGGATGTTAGGAAGAAAAGACAGCCTAAGAAACAGTAAAACTGACATTAAAGAAGAAACTTGGCTGTTCTTCCTAGGCCATGATTCAGAGGCAAAAGAGAGAATATCCAAAGAATTAGCGAGAATTGTGTTCGGATCTTATTCAAACTTTGTAACAGTAGGGATCAGCAGCTTTATCACATTAACAATATCAGATTCAACGGAGGTTGATTATCGAAACAAAAGAGGGAGAGATGAGCAAAGTTGCAGCAGCTACATCGAGAGATTTGCTCAAGCAGTGTCAGCAAATCCACACCGTGTTTTCTTAATCGAAGATTTGGAGGAAGCAGATTACTGCTCACAAATGGCAGTGAAAAGGGCTATCGAAAGTGGAAGAATCAGAAATGGAAATGGTGAAGAAGTCTGTCTCTGTGACGCCATTGTCGTGTTCAGCTGTGACAAGTTCAGCCCTAGGTCCAGGGTTTGTTCTCCATCGAAGCAGAAAATGGAAGGGGATCAGATTAGTCGCAGTGTTTCATTGGATTTGAACATTTCATTTGATGATTTtgacgaagatgatgatcaTTTGATTGATGAGCTAGGGATTCTTAAAAGTGTTGACAGGCGAGTAGTGTTCAAGATACAGGAAAACTATGAAGAAGAACGTTAG
- the LOC140842647 gene encoding transcription initiation factor TFIID subunit 15, which yields MSKYSGKGASMNAVVYVSNLPPGTDENMLAEHFGTIGLLKKDKRSGRPKIWLYHDKVTNEPKGDATVTYEDPHAAAAAVEWFNNKDFHGAVIGVFLAESKNKDELGNQAGDSVQGSDPNELEEAAKDLNDGVGRGRGKAWQQDGDWLCTNTSCGNVNFAFRGACNRCGTARPAGASSAGATGGGRGRGRDGHELGGQNHAVGGTGGGLFGPNDWPCPMCGNINWAKRLKCNICNTNKPGHNEGGVRGGRGGGYKELDEEEIEETKRRRREAEEDDGEMYDEFGNLKKKFRSKTQQTENALGVPGVGRAGWEVEELGAAERDKKERSRERGRDEERVRHRSRERDRPRERDRGREYGRERERDRDRSSRYRN from the exons ATGTCGAAATATTCTGGCAAAGGAGCCTCCATGAACGCGGTTGTTTACGTTTCTAATTTGCCCCCGGGGACGGATGAGAATATGTTGGCGGAGCACTTTGGCACAATTGGCTTGCTTAAG AAAGACAAACGAAGTGGGCGTCCCAAGATATGGTTGTACCATGATAAAGTGACAAATGAGCCCAAAGGTGATGCCACAGTCACGTATGAGGATCCGCATGCAGCCGCAGCTGCTGTTGAATGGTTTAACAACAAAGATTTCCATGGAGCTGTAATTGGAGTTTTTCTGGCAGAGTCAAAGAACAAAGATGAACTTGGGAATCAAGCTGGTGATTCAGTTCAGGGTAGCGATCCCAATGAGCTTGAGGAAGCGGCAAAGGATTTGAATGACGGGGTTGGAAGAGGCAGAGGTAAAGCGTGGCAGCAAGATGGAGATTGGCTATGTACAAATACAAG TTGTGGCAATGTAAACTTTGCATTTCGAGGTGCGTGCAACCGCTGTGGAACTGCACGCCCTGCTGGAGCGTCCTCCGCTGGTGCCACTGGGGGTGGTCGAGGTAGGGGCCGAGATGGGCACGAATTAGGAGGCCAGAATCATGCAGTTGGTGGTACTGGAGGAGGGCTTTTTGGTCCAAATGACTGGCCTTGCCCCAT GTGTGGAAACATTAATTGGGCAAAGCGCCTAAAATGTAACATCTGCAACACTAACAAACCTGGACATAACGAGGGGGGTGTGAG AGGTGGGCGTGGCGGAGGATACAAAGAACTAGATGAAGAAGAAATAGAAGAGACCAAACGGCGCCGACGAGAGGCCGAAGAG GATGATGGTGAGATGTACGATGAATTTGGAAATCTTAAAAAGAAGTTCCGTTCTAAAACACAACAAACTGAAAATGCTCTAGGAGTTCCTGGTGTTGGACGTGCTGGATGGGAGGTTGAAGAACTAG GTGCTGCTGAAAGGGATAAGAAAGAAAGAAGTAGAGAGCGGGGGCGAGACGAGGAGAGGGTTCGGCATAGAAGTAGAGAACGAGACAGGCCAAGAGAAAGGGATCGAGGCAGAGAATATGGGCGGGAACGTGAGCGTGATAGGGACCGCAGCAGCAGATATCGTAATTGA